In the genome of Oryzias melastigma strain HK-1 linkage group LG19, ASM292280v2, whole genome shotgun sequence, the window NNNNNNNNNNNNNNNNNNNNNNNNNNNGTGTTAAATGGTTAATAAAATCTTTGCCAATATGCAAATTCTAATTCACTGTGGCAACCtcgaagggaaaagccaaaggAAAAGGAGAATTAAAAGGTTATATGTAAGAAAACTGCTCAATGCAACATTGACACCTAGTggttacttcaaaataaagcatggATAGAATTACTAGTGTTGGACGAGTAGGAAAATAATACATTCACAGTTGTTTAATGTGCTAATTTCATTAAAGCTCCGGTACATTAATGTAGACGCTTTGAGACGAGCAGCTCATCAGCAGCATTACATCCTCCTCCAGCTGCCGCTTTGATTCAGGTTTCAGCCGCATGGAGCTGGTGAGGTGGATGGATTTGTGTTGTGAAGGTCAGTCGTTTCGCCTCATGAAAGTCACATGTTCAACACGTCTTTGATCAATTTAGTCTACTCTTTCTTTCtgcaaaatgaaatgaacacaaatggaaggaaaaaactaaacttaaaaaaataagaataatacaCTACACCATTGTTATGCTCTACTGctgccactagagggagccacCAGAGGACCtagaacaaatgtgtttttggctATGACAGGGGCCCGTCTCTCTTGACCCCTCTCTTTGTGGCAGGTAATGAAGAATCATTAcccgttttttattttaaaaatcaagtatTTTACCAACTATACAGTGCaatttgcaaaacaaaacagtcagataAGTCCAACTTTGTTCAACCAATTTACAGctcctgactacaatacccataatgcccCAACATTATGTAGTTTAccaaagttaaacacatttggCAGAATTTTGTGTACCACAGAGAATTGATTTGAGGTCattaagcacaaccagaattcatatttAAGGCACACTGGAATTTAAGGTGGACTGTCTattattaaacaaaattcaAGGATCTTAATGGTCCGTAAGGTCCAAAAATACAATCAATtagctttgatttatttatttatttacagatttttggctgagatccactaataaaaatacatacaatcatgtagttttttattcattaatcaCTCAAGACAACAAACTATCTATTACtatatttgctgctttgacatgatcctatgtgacacagagTGTCTTTCATTTTGATGGGATGTCATGTGAACTTTTGTCTAAAATTATtaactgttttctattttttttaaatgaaaatgttttattgatttgaaaaaaaacaattgttcattcatatttatcataattGTAGCTATAAATATAAATTCGTGTCTTGTTGTTCTgcaagactttgtggctcctatgGGGTTGTAGTCAGAGAGATATTGACCTGAACGAGTCTCTAAATGTTAgaggttgtagacccctgagctaagactaaaactttaaacatttcaaagtcaaaacatggagttttgtttttttctgtggtgttttgtgaaaacaaagaaatgtaaaacagaTTTCTGCAAGAAAGGACAGTATATCACACAGCTATTGCTTAAACAACTGTGTTCCAACAGCAGCTGGTCAAACAGATTAACCAGCAGCTTTAGGCTTTTTGAGTGAAAATTCTTCACAAAGGAAAACTGGGCTTTCTTTTTGTTACATATGGTGGTCCAAACTGGCCTGATGAGCAGACAAGGAGGTCATCGATTTTCACTTGGCATCACAAATGTATGAACTAAAAGTTCTCTCTGTATGCAAGACCCCAGTTTCTCCACATTTTGTTCCTTGTCAACTTGGTTATAGGAATCTGCAATTCTGCTATAGAATGTAAATATGCTCAAGTGTTCACATGATGGACAAATACGAGTGAAGCTCCATTAGTCAGTTTGAAAACAATCTCCAGATTAGTTAGGAGTTAAAGTCGTAAAGTTCTAACCCTCATTGTCTTCAGCAAATTCCATTTCTGTCCATTTATTGGCTCAGCTTTGTTCTGttcaaaaacattcataaaggCAAATTAGactttgtttttcctgattAACAACTCCAAATTTCCCACGTTGCATTCTATGTCAAACAGGCTGAAAACATGTTGTGAAGAtggataaatgtgtttttatcttaCAATGCTGCTGACGTTGGAGCCACAGCTTCCGATGTGGTGGGTGGTGCTGCTGTTGGCGTTGATGGATGGAGCTGAGGGGACCCCCAGTGGCTCCAGACCCTCCTCGTCCCACATGTAGGTCCCTCCAGAGCCGCAGCTATCAGAAGAGGAAAGGTCCAGGGACAACTCCATCTATGAGTGGAGACATGTTTGAGAGGTTCTTAACTTCATACACTGTAAACATTCAGTTCagcattgggtcccatttttactgtttctatTTTGTAATCAACagtaaatcttttatttttctgtgctttttttaaatgagtctaAACAGGACTTTAATCATAACCATTTAatctgaaagcaaaaacaaataaatcagaaaaattagttttagttaCAGATAATGGTTGGAGTCGTCTTTTTTGGGGTAATCCAAGTTTACTTTGGCATCTCACAAtgatacaaaaacacattatttaatgCAAACCAAATTTCATCTTtgcatgatttctttttttatgttaaaacaatgttttttgttaaacagtgacaaaaaaaaacacatgataaatgCATTCATCACAAGTTTGTTTGTACTCaggcaaaaatgaaagaaatgcatttttaaattaaacatttggtTATAGAAGCTGGAGTACCCGGAGAAAACCTAtgcatgcataaaaaaacaaaaaaaacatccaaactccacACCATTGACttcagagaactggactcagtgacccctccccccttgtgttccatccatcttcctccgctttatcccggaccgggtcgcgggggcagcagtccaaGCAAAGATGCCCGGACTTCcttctccccggtcacttcctccagctcttctgggggaccctgaggcattcccaggcaagccgagaaacatagtctctccagcgtgtcctgagtcttccccggggccttcgcccagtgggacatgccccaAACATCTCTcgagggaggcgtccaggaggcatctggaccagatgcccgagccacctcaactcaCTCCTCtggatgcggaggagaagcggctctactccgagatctctctgggtgactgagctcctcaccctatctctaagggagcgtccagccaccctccggagaaaactcatttcagccgcttgtagtcgggatctcgttctttcggtcacgacccagagctcatgaccataggtaaGTACTGGGACAAAGATCGACCGGTGAATCGAGAGCTtcgctttctggctcagctctcttttcaccacaacggaccggtgcagAGACCGCAAAATGgtggacgcagctccaatccgcctgttgatctcacgctctgatcttccatcactcgtgaaggagaccccaagatattcaaactcctccacctgaggcaggagcactccacccaccaagagaggacaaactactcagatttagcggtgctgagcctcatcccggccgcttcacactcggctgcaaaccgctccaatgcatgctggaggtcctggctcgatggagccaacaaaacaagatcatctgcaaagagcagagaggaaatcgtgtggtccccaaaccagaccccctccggcccctggctgcgcctagaaattctgtccataaagactatgaacagaaccggtgataaagggcagccctgtcggagtccaacatgcaccgggaacagacttactgccggccatgcgaagcaagctcctgctccggtcatacagagactggacagccctgagtaaggctccccggaccccatactcccagagcaccctccacaggacaccacggggaacgcagtcgaacgccttctccaaatccacaaaacacatatggactggatgagcgaactcccatgAACCCTCctgcaccctgaagagggtgtagagctggtccactgttccacgaccaggacggaaaccgtactgttgttcttggatctgaggttcgactatttTGGatggactctcctctccagtacccagGCATAGACTTttccaggaaggctgaggagtgtgattccccggtagttggaacacaccctccggtcccccttcttgaaaaggggaaccaccaccccagtctgccagtccagtggtacggtttctgtctgccacgcaatgctgcagaaacgtatcagccaagacactcccacaacatccagagacttgaggtactcagggtgaacctcatccacccccggagccttgccaccgaggagctctttgactacctcagtgacctccgtttaggtgatggacagttccatcccagtgtcctcagcctttgcctcctcaacggaaggcgtgtcagcagggttgaggagatcagCAAAgaattccttccaccgcccaacaatgtccccagttgaggtcagaaGATCTGAAAatggtgcctgcagaaaactactttcccctcctgaggggctggatggtttgccagaatctctttaaGGCCAACCGATAgcccttctccatggcctcaccaaactcctcccaagAACGAGTTTTTGCTTCCAAAGCAGCCCGACTGCAGCTTGCTTAGattgccggtacctgtcagctccCTCTGGAGTCTCACAAGCCAGCCacgcctgataggactccttcttcagctaaCGGCATCCCTTAtttccggtgtccaccaccaGGTTCGGGGGTTAACGCCATGACAAGCATCAAAGAGAAAAAGGACAATTGAGAACCTCAAAACCAGTCCAAACTCTTGGTGGACTCACCTGGTCGTGGTAGTCTGGCTGGCTGGATCTTCTCCGATGGGAAACTTGGTTTACGTCTCTTTGTTCACCTAAACACcagaaaaactataaattacACCGTAAACACTTTCGTAGacccaaaataaaagcttgtaaaaCTTACCACCAACAGCTGTCCAGTTCATCCCGTTTTCCAGAAAGCAGAGCTCTGTTTCAATGTTGCTTTCTTTGACCACAGAATCTTCCTCAAACCCAGTGCACGACTGGTCGAGCCCAGAGTCATCTTCATAGTTTTTAGATGAGGACAAAAGAAGGTCCATTTTTCCATTtcctatttaaataaaacaaagacaaacagcaCCATATAGAAGTTGAATTTTAAAGAAGAATGGATGTATTCCAACAGTTTTCTCACCGAGGTTGTCCAAATCCTCCATGTACTCCTGGCAGATGTCATTTCTATCTAGAGACAAAGTGGAGAGCAGCGATATATCCTCAAGCGTCTCACCCACCAACGACTCTTCAACAGGATCCACCGACTGCTCTCCTGCCTCtttggatgttgtttttttctctgtagaaggCAGAGGAGAATCAGACTAATCCAGGAGAAGATGAGAAAATACAAGAAGAAGCATAAGAACCTGGACTGTTGTCAGATGTTGACGACATCCCCACTGCACTCCTCTGTCTATTGGGTCCTTGTTTCAGTTCTTGGGACCCTCTGAGCTCACCGGTTGGGGTCCCTCTCAGGGAGCGGGGCTGCTTTAGCAGAGATGGACGGGACAGTTTATAGCTCAAACCGTTGTGTTTGGGAGCAGGGTTAAACTTAGGCAGGAGGGTTTTCTTTAGGCCTGGGGAGACAGACGGGGAATGGTTGCCAACCCCAACCTTTCCTAAGTCGACACAAGTGTGAACTCCGGTGCTTTTCGGTCTACCTGTGGGGCTACCTGCAGGAGATTTCAACGGGCTGCCTCTGGGCGGGGCCTGTTCAGATGAAGACAGAGTTCCCCGATGTGCAGGCCTGTTGGTGGAGTAAGAGCGGGTGACACTGGGGGAGCGAGGGAGCGATGAGGACGAGGCAGACGACAGAGTGTGGGTGGGAGACGGCTGCTGCCGGACCTGGGTCAGACTGCGTGACTGGAAACGGTTCTCCTCTGATAGCCGCAGAAATGGAACATATCCCAGACTCTCGGTGGAGCGAGAGCGGCTGGCCGCTGGCTTCTTTTGGAGGTTGGAACCAGACAGATGTCCTGAACTCACAGCAGAAACAAAACTTCGGGGCCGCCTCAGAGAAGAGTGTGCATCAGTTTGGGGTTTGGATCCTGGGGTAGAGTTCAAGGCCTGCTTTGTGCCTTTGGTCAGTCTGGATGGATTTGATTTGAAGTTCCAGTATCCAGTTTTAGATGCCGGTGGTCTGATGCTGGACTGTGGAAGCTGAGAGGACCGGGTCACTGTCTGGCCCTGCCCCTTCCCTGATGACGCAGAGTTTTTGGTGTTGTTCTGCAGCGTAACTTGGGATCCCTGAACACTGCCACATCTCTGAACAGCATGGCCCCCTTTTCCTCTCCCCCACCCCGTCTCTCCACCCACGCCTTTATCCTTGACATTTTCCTCACCCTTCCGCCACTTTGTGGAAAAGGAGCTTGGCATTCTGATGAAGCCATTCAGTTTAGCTGTGGAAGGGGACACGGCGGTGGTGGTGCTGTTCACCACTGCAGGTCCAGGATGGTGGTAGAATCCATTGGTCAGCTGGGTGCTGCTGTTGGACAAAGAGGCTGGCGTCGTATCAAGTTTGGGCCGCGAGCCAAACTTTGGAAGTCTAGAAACCATAGTGGGCATGGTGGGAGGCTCAGAGAGGAGATTTGACatcagactccgcccacatccACATCACGACCCAGGGCCAGAGAAGCTGGAGAGAGAAAGTAAAGGGAGAGGTTAAAGGGAGCTGCAAACCTATTTGAAAGTTTTCTGATATTCTAGACACGATttcccttagcaaaaagtaatacacctgaagtttattttactaagtATTCTTAAGTACAGGTATAGAAAGTACAGACCGCAACCTTCTTTAGGCCACAGACTGGTTTAATGTCAGATAATAGTTTAATAGAGCGGCCTGTACAAGGATAAAGTGGGCGTcgtcttttctctcttttttttttaatcagccactagtttcccttaacttttaagggtaaagtttatcttcatcctttCAACCTTTAAAATTTCTTTGTTCACTAGATTTTGTGTAGagaccattaaaatgtgatctaGATTTTCCCTTAACCCATACTTTAACTGTTGCAgaggaagggggaaaaaaagtttaattggaCTCCAGCTTCAGCCTCATCCATCTTTTAATCTGCGaagaacaaatacaaaaaaacaagagaaaaatcagtaaattgaatattttctaaatataataaaggTAAATTCATCATTTGATCAACTTTATTTGCGGCATCCTGGTAACATAAACAGTCTGTGGTGGGAGCAACTTTTACAAAACAGAGAGCAAAGACTCCTAGTTTGTttctgttaaatgcagctttcttttattttgaagtcatttTCTCGTAGACTCTTTTCCTTCAaaagaaacttttcaaatattttttttgcaacttttgctAGCTTGTGGTTATAATTTAGCAGTTGGTCCATGATAGATGTCACAACTGCTCTGTAACACACATAAACTCAAACAATGTTGACTATAAGAAATCCACAGGAACTCTGAAGTTAGAAGccataaaaaagttttacatttttttggctgtgTTTATAAAACtatagtggatttttttttaccattgacaacttatttgcaatttttttttgtaattcatttaactttctttatttaaaacactttcaccttaattactttttaccactacttcaaaactttaaattataacGGTGGGAAGGACAACATAATCTCTCTCTTTTGtggtatatcatgatatatgttattgtgatataaaataatttataacgagatatacaattttttccagtctgaacagttcaccagtctgttgcagggcaaCACAATCACATTTACACCAAGAGACAATTTAGAATTAACCAATGAAGTATGTTTTTAGACAGTTGGAGTAAACTGGAGAATACCCAAACATGTGCGAGGAGAACATGCTAACTTCAGACAGAGAGGTCCCAGTCGGATTTCAAACTAGCACGCCACCATAACTTCCCTgtagtgtttttaaaaactggtattttgaGCTTATGACACATGCTCCAAAACACTAAGTTGATAAGTCTTATCCTGCAGCAAGATGAGGATTTCAACGTCATAACACTGATGGTCACCTAGGATTTGCAACCCTGCAGCTTTAGCGCATGATGCACAGTTGAGATAATAGAGAAATGTGCTATCAAAGCCTCTTTAGTCATCCACCTGCTTCAGGCCACAGCGGGCTCTACAAAAGTGGGTATCACAAGCTTCTCTAGAAGCCTGCAGCACTACACGGATATAAACAGAACAGACCTGAACAGAAGGAGCTTCTAGATTTGAGAAGCTTGTGATTTTAACATGACCAAGATGGTTGGGACATTTGAATGTCTGAGCAACATTTAAACAGACTGAACACCCTCCAGAGGTGAAGACGCCTCTCTGTGAGCAGCTGAGTCAGCCCTCTGCTGACTGGTCAATAACAGACGGAAACATGAAGAACAGACTAAAGCAGATGCTTATCAGGTTTGCTATTTTTTCTGAAGATCAAACTCCAAAGTTTACCATGTGAGATCATGACAAGCCTAATAGACTCCAGCCATAAAtcactgaacatttttaataacatgacaatagtgttttttttcttttcagatttcTGTGGCAGGCACTCAGTTTCCTAAAAACCTAAAGGTTGGGagaattttctttgtttttgaatgggataaacacaaaatctcttACATAACTAATCACATTAAGGGTCGCTCAGCCTTGAAATAAGCTGAAAATCCATTTCTGTGATTTCCTTTTGTTCATTTACACCTGATCTCTTCTCAGACCGGACGGTTGCCGTTTCTCAAAGGTTTCTTGGGAAATAGTTAAATGTCTGTGGCTCTTGCATCAGTGTGACCTCATCGCATGATAAGCAGCAGAAACCAGTGACGCTTGGCAGGAATGAAGGAAGTCAGGAATGACGGAGGTCACTGAAGCTGCTAAAACATTTACTCAAAACGCTGAAGCACTTCACTGAAAATGCTTCAGCTgttagcttaaaatgctgaagcaataCACTGATGGCAAAAACAGCTGAAGGagtttgaaatggaaaaaaccTGCAAACGTTAAGTTTCAAAcagtacagtgttccctcatttatcgcaggagttatgttctaaaaaataatctgtaatacatctttatttattttatcagagAGACGAGAACATGTTTGCACTTTTCATTCTTTTCTCAAAGTTCAACATTTCATATGTCCAGTGTTATAGAATGAAACTAAAGACATGATTGCAATTAAAGATTTACAtaaatttggcaaactgaacacaGTCTGTACAGGAGGCGTGGCATGGGGGAGATtaattgacaaggtcaacaaccaatcaggatCCAGAATGCTCAATTGCACTAGTATAAATCCCCACAACTTTGAGACCATGAGGTAAAGTCTGTTATAGTGAGGGATGactataatattaaaaaataggcAATAAGTAGTCAAGAGCAACATTTAAATGGGCCCAACAAGTaatcaagaaaaataagctgatgtcacaaagtgagaaccgccccctccagaaGAGCGACcaccccaggctaacacaaacacccacttCCTCCATGGTTCTAAcgatatcttccaattgtgtccgtCTCCAATATTTTCATTACTTTAGACGCCGGTCTCTAATgcttcgtttccactgagcgttcCAGACCAGACTGGACTTTTGATTGGTTGAATTACAAAGTTGACCCGTTAAGCAGGactgactggtaccatttctggtccctgTTGGTTGTAGCTCCATAGAAGAATGGAATGGACATATATACCacagggcggagcttctgtcgtcacacgatgtaacccattgattggcggaaagattttacaacaaaagcaaatgtCCGATCAGCAtttttcctgactcaagatccaaaccgaaatttttttcctccttttagcTGTAATCTTCTTTGCCCCCAGGCCggcttcatccataataaactcctgctctggattataatGATTCTCCGTggttatctttttcattttctgtcccTTTTTGAGTCAgttgatgcagcttctctttcgctGTAGTCGCACCGTTTTGAagcacagctacgtcatcgaCCTACACCCAGCAAGTACgaagagaaaacagactcaccTCGATTTATGCTTGCATAATTCATGATATGTGCATAAATTAGGGtttgtgcgtgcgtattctttatttgtaacttATATAATACGCTTTGGGCAtaggtaaaaaaatgtaaaaaatgaaaaaatatacaacttacacatgcacaaattaaaattacatatagcttgaaactaataacaaatgcaaatctttaaaaattatgtatGAATCACTtgttacaaacacacaaaacgtCAGTTATGCACGAATCTATGGTGAGACTATTTTCACGTCTCAGAGAACAGTCCGtgaatgatgcgtttaaatactactagaatgccGAGTCATCAGAGTCATCGAGTGGCTCTGGTCTGGTCTCCCTGGCAGCAGAACTCGGCAAAAGCAGCGTGAGGTCCTTCTAAACATCCACAGGGCTGAGAGGCTTGATCAGCCCACGGCTATCTACGTGACAGGTCTTTAGAACTTTGATGAGCCCCGTGTTGGAGCCGCTTTCAGGGGAACTGCTGCAGATCGGAAGCgctcttttctggaaaatacttttatttttaaaagggataagtgttttaaaatgcttatttagactttttctatATTAGGCTAATTATCAGAAATATCTGTTAAAGCAAGTCATTGTCAAGTTTCACTGGATATTATTTACGAGCTCTGATCAGAAAACTCATTTTAGTGGTATTTAAACGCAACACTCAGTGAATTTGTGAAAAGTCTCACGACAGATTTGTGtataactgaggttttgtgtgtgggTAACAAGTGATTCATGcgtgatttttaaatatttgcatttgtaattagtttcaagctgtgtagttctgattttttcatgtgtaaattgtattttatattttttgaattttatatttttttacttatgcacataatgtattttatgagttacaaatcaagaattatgcacacacaaattaggaatacgcacacacaaatcctaaattacacacaaatcaagaattacacacgcataCAGtggggtgatacttatttctctccatacacgTGCTTGGATTCCCAAGTGAGCGGACCAGGGGACTGACGATCTGgtccgtaccgctcagtggaaacaaggcataaTAGTGGTCAGGCTCCTTTAAGAACTGACACCGCACCCCGGGACGGTGTTTGtattatcttatttttatcTTATCATTGTGCACATGAAATAACTGAGCACATGTTCCTGCTCACCTTTGGTGTTCAGCACGTGTTTGCTTGTGTGCATATGTTTGCATTTGCTTGTGAGTTGATCTGTATTTCTGTGTatttgcatgtgtgtgaaagTTTTTCCAGCCAACAGGTCTGTAACTTTGTGTGTTTACAGACAGACCCAGCCCTTTTTGGTAAACATCTCCAGGGGAAAGTTATAATCCTTAACAAgaagaaatgcacaaaaataataaaataaaattttgttttattgaaacttcTCAACGAAATTACAGATTAAAGCtgttaatgtaaaaaattgattaattccAAGCTTCCCTTTTATTTCATGGAATATAgctttaaatcaataaatgaattgCTCTAGAAGTATTCCTCAGgggttttaatttatttctttattttgtttataggGATATCTGGATTGATTCAAAGGCGTGTCAGTCTGTGAAAGTGAGGAATTTAACAGTAAGACAAATTCCCACCAGTCTGATAATGTCATGTTTATTAGTACTTTTGAATTGTTTATTTGCTAATAGATAGACAGTTGTAAATATTGAATTAAAAGCAACACATCGCCTGCATAAAGACTTATTTTAAGATGGGTGTGTTTTGTTTCAAGTCTCATTGCTGTAACCAGTGGTTAAATGagtatagtaaaaaaaaggggaaatgaTTTTCAATTATGTATGGTTActatttccagaaaaaaaaccctatttGAGGTATGTTcatttattctgacaaatagattCAGGTTAGACTCTCCAAAACCAGGAGAGTGAGAAGAAACTTTCAGTTCACCCTGTCAAATGCTTTTAATCCCTTTTAAAACAACCTTAacctaaataaaagaaagcattttatattgaaaaaacacaaaaaactgccTGTTTCCAGAATTCTTTTTAAAGCTCAGCAGGAAGGCCATCAGGCTGTGGAGCTTTGTTGTTAGGTATCAGTCACAGGACCTCATGAAGTTCAGACATTGAGATCTAAGTTTGTAACCCGAACCTCATGTAATCTAGGCCGgtttaaataattaacaaataGGAGGATGCTTTGCCCTGATGGACTGATTTGTGATGCagtt includes:
- the ccser2b gene encoding serine-rich coiled-coil domain-containing protein 2 isoform X4 gives rise to the protein MSNLLSEPPTMPTMVSRLPKFGSRPKLDTTPASLSNSSTQLTNGFYHHPGPAVVNSTTTAVSPSTAKLNGFIRMPSSFSTKWRKGEENVKDKGVGGETGWGRGKGGHAVQRCGSVQGSQVTLQNNTKNSASSGKGQGQTVTRSSQLPQSSIRPPASKTGYWNFKSNPSRLTKGTKQALNSTPGSKPQTDAHSSLRRPRSFVSAVSSGHLSGSNLQKKPAASRSRSTESLGYVPFLRLSEENRFQSRSLTQVRQQPSPTHTLSSASSSSLPRSPSVTRSYSTNRPAHRGTLSSSEQAPPRGSPLKSPAGSPTGRPKSTGVHTCVDLGKVGVGNHSPSVSPGLKKTLLPKFNPAPKHNGLSYKLSRPSLLKQPRSLRGTPTGELRGSQELKQGPNRQRSAVGMSSTSDNSPEKKTTSKEAGEQSVDPVEESLVGETLEDISLLSTLSLDRNDICQEYMEDLDNLGNGKMDLLLSSSKNYEDDSGLDQSCTGFEEDSVVKESNIETELCFLENGMNWTAVGGEQRDVNQVSHRRRSSQPDYHDQMELSLDLSSSDSCGSGGTYMWDEEGLEPLGVPSAPSINANSSTTHHIGSCGSNVSSIDILNNLDSCDLGDDDLMLDSDFPEDASLSDEDGLSHMATWMRRQLCWGAQDSHNDNQSDFQSCKLTEDPGNKRTAENKDCDIILDLCPTSLGVDVEELAEDCSAVRSQLEFLQRLLLQEEDVEEDTLTTDTVSPEPNDSSCSSDSQVQALLQEVQQLREELKSQDQTIAQLTLQLTTGCRCREETEKVDQHTQTSARQTESVALQTPWGESKASPPVSFLSPPWQYQRSRPFRTRPKPSIPSILIRERVESLVIYFSDTACLRYLTSPASTPRKH